Proteins encoded in a region of the Podarcis muralis chromosome 2, rPodMur119.hap1.1, whole genome shotgun sequence genome:
- the LOC114592097 gene encoding uncharacterized protein LOC114592097, producing the protein MKDPKGKTLQEEEEEEEEEEDFGPQVELHFTILEESEGGISQGKLWHCEIDAELQPADSCQPELDDDSVYSDQSRSPSPELQEVLPHPDRGARERRAEAYPPQGPEQQVELHFTILEESEGGISEGKLCASEVRPDEPLQAGYPERPWDGPVPWSRKLSPPSEAAKPSFLPAEGRPEGETKGEAPAQEASDQQVELHFSIFDDPEEASLSQGAEDYPMWESPFKPAMYPGNYPKEDWDMSIDSLGDAFEASFQQQFYPGGRAYPCSECGRVFNRKSTLTRHWRTHTGEKPYSCLDCGRSFSLNLNLLTHQMTHTGEKPYKCPDCGQSFTRSTSVTRHQRSHREEDGPYKGDLWEEAFPYMFPGPFPYPMPPMVEERPYLCPDCGEAFAHSGSLNRHLRMHRGERPYRCVMCGEGFCSMSKLCRHERIHMVEKPYHCEICGKSFAVKSTLTRHQMLHQAERPYMCPHCDKGYVQRSHLARHHHKAHPGVPFNPVKANSMPATILDSDNLVTYFWGDEETDGPAEPFPTQLIYSGADS; encoded by the coding sequence ATGAAGGACCCGAAAGGAAAGACTcttcaggaggaggaagaagaggaagaggaggaggaggactttgGGCCCCAAGTCGAACTGCACTTCACCATCTTGGAAGAATCCGAAGGCGGCATTTCTCAGGGGAAGCTCTGGCACTGTGAGATCGATGCTGAGCTGCAGCCCGCTGACTCCTGCCAGCCGGAGCTCGACGATGACTCTGTTTACTCTGACCAGTCGCGCTCCCCATCCCCAGAACTCCAGGAGGTCCTCCCGCACCCTGACCGGGGAGCCAGAGAGAGGCGGGCAGAGGCTTACCCTCCGCAAGGCCCCGAGCAGCAGGTGGAGCTTCATTTCACCATCCTGGAGGAGTCGGAAGGGGGCATCTCTGAGGGGAAGCTCTGTGCGAGCGAGGTCAGGCCTGACGAGCCCCTGCAGGCCGGCTACCCCGAGCGCCCGTGGGACGGGCCCGTTCCCTGGAGCAGGAAGCTCAGCCCGCCGTCGGAGGCGGCGAAGCCTTCGTTCCTCCCGGCTGAAGGCCGGCCGGAAGGAGAAACCAAAGGCGAGGCCCCTGCGCAGGAGGCCTCCGACCAGCAGGTGGAGCTGCACTTCAGCATCTTCGACGACCCCGAGGAAGCCAGCCTCTCCCAGGGCGCTGAGGATTACCCGATGTGGGAGAGCCCGTTCAAGCCGGCCATGTACCCAGGGAACTACCCCAAGGAGGACTGGGATATGTCCATCGACAGCCTGGGGGACGCCTTTGAGGCGTCCTTCCAGCAGCAGTTCTACCCCGGGGGGCGGGCGTACCCGTGCAGCGAGTGCGGGCGGGTGTTCAACCGGAAGTCGACGCTGACGCGCCATTGGCggacccacacgggggagaagccctactCGTGCCTCGACTGCGGCCGCAGCTTCAGCCTCAACCTGAACCTCCTCACCCACCAGATgacccacacgggggagaagccctacaagtgcccGGACTGCGGGCAGAGCTTCACCCGCAGTACCAGTGTCACCCGCCACCAGCGGAGCCACCGGGAGGAGGACGGCCCCTACAAGGGCGACCTGTGGGAGGAGGCTTTCCCCTACATGTTCCCGGGCCCGTTCCCCTACCCCATGCCCCCCATGGTGGAGGAGCGGCCCTACCTGTGCCCTGACTGCGGCGAGGCCTTCGCGCACAGTGGCAGCCTCAACCGCCACCTGCGCATGCACCGGGGCGAGCGGCCGTACCGGTGCGTCATGTGCGGCGAGGGCTTCTGCTCCATGTCGAAGCTCTGCCGCCACGAGAGGATCCACATGGTGGAGAAGCCCTACCACTGCGAGATCTGCGGCAAGAGCTTCGCCGTCAAGTCCACGCTGACCCGGCACCAGATGCTGCACCAGGCCGAGAGGCCCTACATGTGCCCCCACTGCGACAAGGGCTACGTCCAGCGGAGCCACCTGGCCAGGCACCACCACAAGGCGCACCCCGGGGTGCCCTTCAACCCCGTCAAAGCGAACAGTATGCCTGCCACCATCTTGGATTCTGACAACCTCGTCACCTATTTCTGGGGCGACGAGGAAACGGACGGTCCGGCCGAGCCTTTCCCGACTCAGCTGATCTACTCGGGAGCAGACTCCTGA